The DNA window TGGCTGCGGAACAGTCTGGGAATTTGGCCACAAAGGGGACCTGGCTGGCCACCGCCCTCCGGACATGTTGGTCGAGCGGAACATGGCCGACGAAATCAAGCGAAATGCCGCTCAAAAAATGATCGCAGGCTTTGTAAAGCCTCGTGTAGACCTGTTTGGCCTCGTTCTCGTCAGCGACCATGTTGACCAAGATCCGGAATCGATCCACGCCGTGCTTGGCGTTCATGACCTTAACCAGGGCGTATGCGTCCGTGAGCGATGTGGGCTCGGGCGTGAGTACCACCAGACGTTCCTGCACCGCAAGGTTGAAGTAGAGCACATTGTCGTTGATTCCAGCCCCGGTGTCGACAATCAGAAAATCAATGTCCCTGTCGAGGACATCCACGGCCTCGAGAAGTTCCAACTTCTGGCCGGTCGTCAACGCCAACATCTCGCTCACTCCGGAGGCGGCAGGAAGAATGGAAAATCCATACTCGGTCTTGACCAGGATGTCCTGCAGCTTGGCCCCCTCATGAAAAAGATGGAAGAGGTTCCGCTCCGGGGTGATTCCGAGAATGACGTCCACGTTGGCCAGGCCGAGATCGGCGTCCAGAATCAGACAACGTTTCCCCATCTTGTGAAGGGCGCAGGCCAAATTCACAGAGATGTTCGTTTTGCCGACCCCTCCCTTGCCGGAGGTCACCGAAAAGACGAGCGGACAGTTCTGCATGGCGGTTCCTTGAAATCCGGGTCGAATCCGGTCCGTCATTGATGCCCGCCGTTAGCCGGGGGCATGATATGCTTGAGAAGAAGTTGCCAGAAATCCTGGTCCAGGGCAGGAAACAATGTGTCCTTGAGGCCGCTGCCGACCGAAAAGATGGAAAACGGCAACCCTGATTTCCAACCCACGTTGAGCATGTCCCCGAAAGAGCAGGCCTCGTCAAGTTTCGTCCACACGCAACTCGACAATGACGGACAGGAGTAGCGTTCGAGGAAGGCCTCGTACTGTCGCGGAGAAAACAGGGGATTGAGGACCAGATGCACTTTGGCCCGTCCCAGAGCAGACCAACCCGGACTCGAACTCCTTCGGACCATGGACTGACCGGAACCCAACCCCGGAGTGTCCACCAAGACCAGGTCGCAGTCTTCAAGCTCGGCCAGGGCTGTATCAATTCCGTCCTCGGGCCCCGTTTCCCGACAGGCGAGCCCTGACAATTCTGAATAGTGACGCAAATAGCTCCTGGTCCGGCCGTGGCTTCCGTCCGAGTTGAGCACCGCCAGCTTCAGATCCGGATGCCTCCTGCGCAAAGCCAGAGCGAGTTTGAGGACGGTACTCGTCTTGCCCACCCCGTGGGGGCCGACAAACACATGGACACGATCCGGCCATCGTTCCACGCGCCAGGGTTTGAAATCGACCATGGCCCGCAAGGCTTTGAGAACGGACATGTTGGGATCGTCCTTGAGCCTCGACCAAAGGTTCAGAATGAAATCGACGGCAACGCCCTCCTTCTCCAGATATCTCACGGCCACCTTCTGACGGGGCCCCAACCGGCCGAGGTCGACCTGAGGCTGGATCACGGCCAGAAGCGATTCCCTGAGCAGGGACCATTCCTCACGCATGTTGTCAAAATCGTTCCCTGGCCCTCTTTTCCGCTCCGAATCATTTGAAGCAGATGCTTCGAAATTCTCGATCGCGGCCATGACCTCGTACCCAATCTTTCCATCGCCCGGTCCCTGTGTCCCGAGAATGACGGCCTCATCGCCAAGCTCCCGCTTGACCTGGGTCATAACCTGTTTGAGGCTTTTGCCTGTGAAGGTTTTAACCTGCATTCTTCAACTGCACTCTTGACACGGATTCAAGTCGAACGTCCGCCGGAATTTCGGCCTGGGAGATGACCGGAAGATTTGGGAGAAACCTGGCCAAAAGCTGGGCCAGATGGGGCCGAACCATGGGAGTTGTCAAAAGCACGGGCTGGCCATCAGCCACCAGGGCCTTCTGGGTCGACTTGTCGATGGCCTTGATGATCTTCTGGGCCAGGGATGGCTCCATGGCCAGATAGGCCCCCTGATCGGTCTTGCGCAAACTGTCTTGTAGAATCTGCTCCATTTCGGCGTCCATGGTCACGATGGCCAGTGACGAGCCATTCTCCCCGAGATAAGGCTTGACGATGGTCCGACCCATGCGCTGACGGACGAATTCCGTCAACTGGTCGGCGTCCTTCACCGATTGGCCGAAGTCGGCGAGCGCCTCGACGATGGTCAGCATATCCCTGATGGACACGCCCTCTCGAACCAAATTCTGAAGGACCTTCTGGACTTGTCCCAAGGTTAGGATATTGGGCACCAGGTCCTCCACGGCCTTCGGAGCCCTTTGGGACAAGTTGTCCAGCAGGCTCTGAACCTCTTGACGGCCC is part of the Deltaproteobacteria bacterium genome and encodes:
- a CDS encoding flagellar synthesis regulator FleN; the encoded protein is MQNCPLVFSVTSGKGGVGKTNISVNLACALHKMGKRCLILDADLGLANVDVILGITPERNLFHLFHEGAKLQDILVKTEYGFSILPAASGVSEMLALTTGQKLELLEAVDVLDRDIDFLIVDTGAGINDNVLYFNLAVQERLVVLTPEPTSLTDAYALVKVMNAKHGVDRFRILVNMVADENEAKQVYTRLYKACDHFLSGISLDFVGHVPLDQHVRRAVASQVPFVAKFPDCSAAKALGEASNRIAHWNVTNRLDGNITFFWKQILFNT
- a CDS encoding flagellar biosynthesis protein FlhF, whose translation is MQVKTFTGKSLKQVMTQVKRELGDEAVILGTQGPGDGKIGYEVMAAIENFEASASNDSERKRGPGNDFDNMREEWSLLRESLLAVIQPQVDLGRLGPRQKVAVRYLEKEGVAVDFILNLWSRLKDDPNMSVLKALRAMVDFKPWRVERWPDRVHVFVGPHGVGKTSTVLKLALALRRRHPDLKLAVLNSDGSHGRTRSYLRHYSELSGLACRETGPEDGIDTALAELEDCDLVLVDTPGLGSGQSMVRRSSSPGWSALGRAKVHLVLNPLFSPRQYEAFLERYSCPSLSSCVWTKLDEACSFGDMLNVGWKSGLPFSIFSVGSGLKDTLFPALDQDFWQLLLKHIMPPANGGHQ